CGGCCTGGGCAACAGCAAGCCGACCATGGTGGAAGTGACCCTGCCCCCGGATTTCGTGGTCGGCCGCCCCATACGGCTCAAAGGCATGGGCCGGCGCATCGGCCCCATGCGCGGCGACCTGTACCTGCGGCTGCTGGCCAAATAGGAGGTGGAGTTGGGAGCCTCCGGCGGCCCGGGGGAAACTTTTTGAAAAAAGTTTCCCCCGGGACCCCTTTCAAAAACTTTCAAAGGGGGGGACAATGGCGCGGACACCTGCCACCCTGGTCATCCCGACTCTAGCCTTGGCTTTTACCCTAACCTTCGCCTGGCTCGCCGCCTCGTGTTTCGAACCGACAATTGCCCTGGCTGGCGTTGCCGCCACCCGCGTCGGCGGTCCTTGCACCTATGCGGACTTTCCCGGTAAGGCGGTCATCGTCGCCGTGACCCCGCAGCCGAAAACTCCGGTCACCGGCGGCGGCATCCCCACACCCTACCCCGGTTTCGACATCACCTACACGTTTACCCCGGACACGCCGATTGCCGGGGAACCGCTCTATACTCCCGGCCGGACGCATACGCTGACGCTCGTCAATGGCATGGCCCCCGGCTCCAGGTTCCTGCAAAAATACGGCATCACAGCGGGAAAGGTCTTCCCCTGCCGGCTTCGCATCATCCGTCAGGGGACCTGCACGCCCGTGCTTTACGATTTTCCCGGCATCGACCGGGCGGATTATTTCGAGCTCAAAAAATAAGAAGGCGAGGTTGGACGACTGCCAATGTGTCTGATAACATCTTCATGGAGTTCACCTACCTATCTTTCAAAATTTAGGAGAAGCACCATGAAAAAAGAAGAGCCCGACAACCCTTTCCCGTGGTTGCTTGAGCGTAAACCGCCTCCATTACCGGTTCATGAATTGGAGAGCTTGAACATCACTTATGAAGTAACAAAAGATAAAAAAACTAATCGAATGGTCATGATTGCCAGCAGGGACGAACGGGCATGGACCTTTCATAACCTTGAAGAATTGGTGGTATTTTTGGCTGGAGTGGAATTCGGAAAAACTCTTTAAGAGATATTAAGTAGTTACCATATATGAATCTGGCGCAATAGTTTGCACCATAGACAGGTGGGGTTGTACAAGCATGCTTCTTGCGAGTGCTTTCAAGCGAGAAAGGCTCCAGGCACCTTAACACCGCCCGGGATCGGTGGAAAAAGCCGATCCCGGGCGATTTGCTTAAGCGGTTGCGCTGCGCTCAGGCTGGTAGCGTCGCCAGAAACGACGCCACTTCCGTGCGGATCATATCCCGGTGGGTGAACAGGCAGGCGTGTTCCCCGCCTTCGGCGGTGACCAAACGCGCCTGGGGAATGCGGGCGGCGAGCTGCTTCCCGTGTTGCGCGTAAGGCAGATGGGGATCGTTCGTGCCGTGGATGACGAGCGTCGGCGCGGCAATGTCCTCAAGCCGGTAGCGCGTGTTGCGCGTCACCGCGATATCGTTTCGCGTGCCGGCGGCGCGCCGGCCCAACCGGTCGGCCGTGCTGGCGACCAGGGACGCAAACAATCCGGCGGTGTGCGGATCGGCCAGCATGCGCTTACAAAGAGCCTGATCGCGCACGCTTCGCCGGGCCGCCCGGCGCACATCGGGCTTCCCGGCGCGCAACAGCGCGCCGCAAATCGGCCAGCCGGCCACGCGCAGCATCACCCGAAAGGTAAAGGGGATCGGCGTCTCGACGATGCCGGCGCAGGTCGAAACAAGGATCAGCCCCCGGCACCGTCCGGGATGGCGCAGGGCAAACTGGAGTGCGCAGGGACCGCCCCCGGAGATGGCCATGACCGCCGCCGTTTCGATACCGAGGGCGTCGAGCAGGGCCAGGCACAGGTCGGCTTGCGCCTCGGGAGCGCCATGCTCCCCGAGCGGCGTTCCCAGATACCCCGGCCGGGAGACGGCAATCGTGCGGGAACCGGACGGTCCGGCAGCCAGGGCGAGCAGCGCCGACTGGTCGTAGCCGCCCATGGCCCCGTGCAAGGCCAGGACCGCCGGGCCCTGGCCGAAGGTTGCGTATTCCACCGGCCCGCGACGCGTGGCGGCGATGGTCGGTTGCGGCAGTTCGGGCATGATCCAGGGAGAGGGCGCGGTCTTCATGACGCACCCCCGGCAACCGAGGCGTCTCCCGGCCGCGAGCCTGTCCGTCCGCCGCGCACCCGGTGGAGGAGTTCCAGTGCCTCGGGCGGAGGACGGCGTTCGATACGCCGGTAGACCCGGCAGTCGGGCGTGCGCCAGAGAAGCCCCATGTCGCACAGCTCACGGCGCAACAGCACCGGATCGCCGAACCCGTGCGCCGCGCCCAAAAGCCCGGTGACGGTCGGCTCGTCGAAATCCCGCCTGGGCGGCAAGACGGCCCACATCGTCCACAGGCAGGTCAGCTGCATGCCGCGTTTGGACGGCCAACGCGCCAGCCGCCCGTCGGCGTCATAGAGACGGACAAGACGTTTGAGCCGGTTCTCGTCCATCGGTTCGGGGGCCGGTGCGCGCGGCGCGGGAGCCGGCACGGCCTTGGGCGCGGCGGTCGCCCGGAAGTGCTGGAAGTTCTTGTAGCCCGCGGCCCGGGCC
Above is a genomic segment from Solidesulfovibrio fructosivorans JJ] containing:
- a CDS encoding alpha/beta fold hydrolase, translated to MKTAPSPWIMPELPQPTIAATRRGPVEYATFGQGPAVLALHGAMGGYDQSALLALAAGPSGSRTIAVSRPGYLGTPLGEHGAPEAQADLCLALLDALGIETAAVMAISGGGPCALQFALRHPGRCRGLILVSTCAGIVETPIPFTFRVMLRVAGWPICGALLRAGKPDVRRAARRSVRDQALCKRMLADPHTAGLFASLVASTADRLGRRAAGTRNDIAVTRNTRYRLEDIAAPTLVIHGTNDPHLPYAQHGKQLAARIPQARLVTAEGGEHACLFTHRDMIRTEVASFLATLPA
- a CDS encoding DUF2087 domain-containing protein translates to MSRTALPLAVGDIAAFARVLRARIMENETAPSHLELLNWLARAAGYKNFQHFRATAAPKAVPAPAPRAPAPEPMDENRLKRLVRLYDADGRLARWPSKRGMQLTCLWTMWAVLPPRRDFDEPTVTGLLGAAHGFGDPVLLRRELCDMGLLWRTPDCRVYRRIERRPPPEALELLHRVRGGRTGSRPGDASVAGGAS